The following nucleotide sequence is from Oceaniferula flava.
GCCAGCTCGTAAAGCTTATTGATCGAGCGGGTGTTCTCGATCTCGGTATCCAGCGCTTTTTTGAAGACTTGCAGCGGATTGCTGTAGCCGGTTTCCGGTGAAGGAATGGTGTTCAGCACCACCTTGCCACCGCGGTCCTGAAGGTATTGCAGCAGCCTCATGGCGTGGACTTTTTCCTCGTCCGACTGCATCATCATCCAGTTGGCAAATCCATCGAGGTTCTCGACGTCGAAGTATGTCGACATTCCGAGGTAGTTGTAGGAAGCGGTCAACTCCTGGTTGATCTGCTCGTTGATCGCGGCTTCGAGTTCTTCGTGAATCATGGACGTCACCGTAGCCGACGATCTATCGGGAGGCAAGGAAGAGCTGGAATTAAGCCACCACACGGAGACGTTCAATCTTGGGTAAGCGCGTGGCCAAGGGCACCGCCTTGCACAGGGCCTTCTTCGTATTCGCCACGCGTGCGCACTTCTTACAAGCAAACTTCGGCTCCTCAGTGATCGCCGTCAATAGGTCGATGCGCTTGGCAATGTCCTTTTCCTTCCACTTGCACAATGATTTCACTTTGGCCATGTGACGCTAATGAGACTCAATCTCAACTTGTTGACAAGGAGAAATTTGTAGTTTTTTGACCCGTAAGTCGGTCATAGTGAATATTTAGCACCCTAGAATGCCCGATCTATCAAGCATCCACGCTATCCCCATCCTCAGAGGAGTCAGTGAGCATACGGGTATATGCTGGTGTGATTTTTTCATGAAAACCGGCA
It contains:
- a CDS encoding ferritin; translated protein: MIHEELEAAINEQINQELTASYNYLGMSTYFDVENLDGFANWMMMQSDEEKVHAMRLLQYLQDRGGKVVLNTIPSPETGYSNPLQVFKKALDTEIENTRSINKLYELALKLNDHATKSHLQWFLDEQVEEEKSIEDIIALLDRIGDDSAGLLYLNDKLGSRKAEAEA